GTGTAGAGCAAATACAGGATCTTGTAGAAAAAATACTAATTGAAAAAGGATATTCAGATATAGCAAAATCATATATTCTTTATCGTGAACAACATGCAAAACTAAGGGATACTAAAAGATTATTTGATGATGCATTAAATGTAATAAGTTCATATTTAGATAGAAGTAATTGGAAAGTTAACGAAAATAGTAATATGGGTTTTTCTTTACAAGGCTTAAATAATCATATAGCTTCAGAAGTAACAAGTCAATATTGGTTACAAGAAATATATCCTAAAGAAATTAGAGATTTGCATATTAATGGTGATCTGCATATTCATGATCTTAGCAATTTATCAGTATATTGTTGTGGCTGGGATTTACATGATTTATTGTTAACTGGATTTGGAGGGGTACCTACTAAAGTAGAAAGTAAACCACCTAAACATTTTAGAACTGCTTTAGGGCAAATCGTTAATTTTTTCTATACTTTACAAGGTGAAGCTGCAGGAGCACAAGCATTTGCTAATTTTGATACCTATCTAGCTCCCTTTATATATTACGATAACTTATCATATAAAGAAGTAAAACAAGCAATACAGGAATTTATATATAACATGAATGTTCCAACAAGAGTCGGTTTTCAAACTCCCTTTACAAATATAACTATGGACCTTACTCCATCACCAGCAATTGCAGATCAACCTGCTATTGTTGCCGGTGAACCTATGAAAAAAACTTTAGGTGAGTTTCAAAGTGAAATGGACATGTTAAACAAAGCTTTTGCTGAAGTAATGATGGAAGGCGATGCAAAAGGACGAGTCTTCTCTTTTCCTATTCCTACTTATAATATAACTAGTGATTTTGACTGGTCTAATCCAGTATATGAGCCAATATGGGAAATGACAGCCAAATATGGGATACCTTACTTTTCAAATTTTATAAATTCTGACATGAGTCCTGAAGATGCCAGGAGTATGTGTTGTCGGTTAAGACTAGATAATAGAGAGTTAAGAAAACGTGGTGGGGGATTATTTGGAGCTAATCCGATGACAGGTAGTATAGGAGTGGTAACTATAAATCTACCACGTATAGGTTATTTAGCCGATAATAAAGATGACTTTAAACAACGAATAGCTGACCTAATGGAATACGCTAAAGATAGTTTAGAGCTTAAAAGAAAGGTTTTAGAAAGATTTACTGATACTGGTCTTTATCCATATTCCAAGTTTTATCTTCGTGATATAAAAGGTAGATTTGATAACTACTGGCAAAATCATTTTAATACAATTGGGATTAATGGTATGAATGAAGCTCTCATTAATTTTATGGATAATGATATCGGAAGTAATGCAGGCTTATCTTTTGCTATAGAAGTTATGGACTTTATGAGAGATAAAATGAGACAATTTCAAGAGGAAACCGGAAATATGTATAATCTAGAAGCAACTCCTGCTGAAGGTACTTCATTTAGATTTGCTAAACTAGATAAAGAAAAATTTTCTGAAAAAATTATTTCTGCTAATGAAGATCGTGTGAAATGCGAAGGTGCTTCTCCATATTACACAAATTCAACACATTTACCAGTTTCATATACAGACGATATATTCACAGCTTTAGAAATGCAGGATGAATTACAATCTAGATATACTGGTGGTACTGTTTTACATGGATTTATAGGTGAACGATTACCATCAAAACAAAGCACAAAAATCTTAGTAAAAAGAATTGCAGAGAATTTCAAACTACCGTATTATACAATTACACCTTCATTTAGCATTTGTCCAATACATGGTTATTTATCCGGGGAACATGAATATTGTCCAAAATGCGATGCTGAAAGTGCTTATTTAGATAAGTAGAATAATTAAAAATTATCTATTCTATTGTTGAGAGGATAAATATGAAAATTACAGGTTTTCAAAAAACAAGTTTAATAGATTACCCAGGTCATATAGTTAGTATAATCTTTACTCAAGGATGTAACTTTAGCTGTCCTTTTTGTCACAACCCAGAATTAATCAATAACTATAATTCTAAGGATGAATATTTTCCTATGGAATATATTTATTCATTTTTAAGTAAACGAAAAGGACTTATTGACGGTATTAGTATTACTGGTGGAGAACCAAGTCTTCAAGAAAATCTTTATCAATTCATACAAACAGTTAAAAGTATGGATTTAAAAGTTAAATTAGATACAAACGGTAGTAAGCCGGCTATAATTAAAGAACTTATTACAGATAAACTGATTGATTATATAGCTATGGATATTAAAGGTCCATTAAAAAAGTATAAGAATATTATTAATCGGGAAGTAAATACTGATTATATTTTAGAATCTATTACTGCAATAAAAAAATCATCATTAGACTATGAATTTAGGACAACAGTTGTACCTGGCATTCATAATACTAATGACTTTCAAGAAATAGCTTCACTTCTAAATGGAAGTAAAAAATATTTTATACAAAACTTTAAATCAGGAAATACATTAGATCCAAATTTAATGAATAAAAATGAATTTCCTCATTCTAAATTAAAAGAATTTAAAAATTTAGTTCAAGGTTCGATTAAATATGTGAAAATAAGAAATTAATTATTTAATTTAAAAATCATAAGGAGGAATTTATAATGCCAAGACAAAAATGTGAAATTTACTCAAGAGTTGTAGGATTTTTAACCCCAGTGTCCCAATGGAATCGAGGAAAAAAGGAAGAGTTTAAAGATCGTAAAACATATGATCAAGTACTTAAAACAGAAAAAGTTCAAGATAAAGCCTTAATCGGATAAAAAAAAGGTCAGCAATTATATTGCTGACCTTTTTATATGTTTAATCTTATAAAAACAGATAACTATTTCCTGAGTCCTATGTATTTTATACAGTAATCTTTTTTATGGTAAGTATGGTATTGGATTTACAGGATCATCACTATCATAAATAGTAAAATGCAAATGACTTCCTGTACTTACACCTGTACTTCCTGCTAAAGCAATTACTTGACCTGTACTAACGGTATCTCCAGCACTGACAAGAAGCCTTGAATTATGCGCATATAAGGTTCTTACATTATTACCATGATCAATTATAATTGTTTTCCCATAACCACCAAAGAAACCACTCTGTGCAACTTTTCCAGCAGCTGCAGCTCTAATTTCAGTTCCTAATGGAACTGCAATATCAAGTCCATTATGAAATTGTCTAGTATTATTAATAGGATGATTTCTATATCCAAAAGGAGATGAAATTCTTCCTAAAACTGGCCATATAAAAGATCCTCTCTGAAGCTGAAAAGGCTGGTTTATATTCCTCTCTTCATGAGGAATTACTAAGTCTTGCCCAATCCTAATAATATCATTACGCAAATTATTAGCTAACTTAATTGTCTCAATATCAACTCCATATCTTTTTGCAATTAATGAAAGTGCATCTCCTCTTTGTACTGTATGATATATAGTGGAAGAAATCAGCTTATTATCTCCTCCACCAATACCTGTTTTAGGTATTTTTATTTCTTGCCCTATTCTAATAAAATCTGAATTAAGATTATTAATTTCTTTAATTACTTCCACAGTAGTATCATATTTAAATGCTATATAAGACAATGAATCTCCTTCTTGAATGATATATTTAATATTTTTAATAGATTCTTTAATAGCCTCAACTGTTTTTTTACCAACAATACCATCAACTGTTAATCCCTTGTTTGACTGAAAGTCTTTAATAATATTCTCAGTCTCATATCCAAAGATCCCGTCAATTGTTATATCATATCCCATTTGATTTAAGTATTCTTGAATTTTAAATACATCTTCTCCTCGATCTCCATTTTGTAATGGTATTGCATTTGTAGAAATTGTTAATAATAGTAAAAATATTATAATTATAATTGCTTTGTATTTATGCATACTTATCCCCCTATTAATATCAAAAATATAATTATATATATATTTATTTCTACAAAAGAATATAAAAATCCTTTAAAAATTACTAATTAAATTATAGTTTATATTTACCTTTTTTATTTAAGTCAAGAAAGTCTTGCTGTCTAAGAGCCTCATATAGAATTATAGACACAGAATTAGCAAGATTAATTGACCTCAAACCACTGCTCATAGGTATTCTAATACATTTTTCTAAATTATCTTCAAGTAAATCTTCAGGTAAACCAGCTGTCTCTTTTCCAAACACTAAAAAGTCATCTTCTTCATAAGATATTTGATCATATACGTTAGGAGCTTTTGTTGATGTAAAATAAAAATTACTATTCGGAAATTTATTAAATAACTCTTCTATAGAATTATAATAATGTATTTCTAACTTATCCCAGTAATCTAAGCCAGCTCTTTTTAAATACTTATCATCTGTGGAAAAACCTAATGGCCTAACTAAATGCAAACTACTATTTGTAACTGCACATGTTCGCGCAATATTACCAGTATTGTGTGGTATTTCGGGTTCTACTAGTACTATATTCATATTTATATCCTCCTATTATATAATATTATATATTTAATAAATTTATAAGTAATAATAAAAATTAATATTCGAAAAAGCTAACGCTAGGTTAGCTTTTTCCAACTAAATAAATTTTACCTTAGTAATATCAAATTGTCAAATTATTTAACCAAATAAAAACAAAAGTCGACTTCATCTTTTTTCTCATTTTGCAATATTTCTTTAATTTCAAATGCTAATTCTTTGCTTGATTCAAAATCAACGTTATTTATTTTAAATCTACGCAAAATAGTCCTACTAGCTGTACTTTGAGGATTTTTTACGACAAAGTTTATTATATCTTCAATTTTTTCCTCACTCATAGTATATCTACTCCTTCTATTAATATTATTATAACAATACTTTATATATATAATACATTTTAATATACTCTTATAATACACATCATACTCTTAAACTCTCTCTTCTATAATCATCATTTAAATATAATAGTGGATCTAAGTGTTTGTTGTTTTTTCTAATTTCAAAATGTAAATGAGGACCTGTAGCAAGTCCAGTATTACCACTAAAAGCAATTATTTTGCCTTGTTGTACTATTTCACCTTCATTCACAAGTAATTCATGATTATGTGCATAATATGTGAGACTTTCGTCTCTATGACGAATAATAACTAATTTTCCATAACCTCCAGACCATGCGCTCAATTCCACGATTCCTGCGGCTGCTGCATATACTGGCGTTCCAATAGGAACAGCTATATCAATCCCTGTATGAAAGTCTTGATTATTCCGAATTGGGTGTATCCTCCAACCGTATTCAGAACTAATTCTACCAAGGACAGGCCATATATAATTAACATTCTGAGAACGAGAAGCTACTTGGTAACGTTCTCTACTCTCACTATCTTTTTTTTCATCTATTATAGGTATTTCAAGTTTTTGTCCAACAAAAATTCTATCTGGATTTAAAAGCTTATTCTTATCAATTAATTCTGATAATTTAACATTTAATTTTCTTGCAATCACAGATAAGGAGTCCCCCTTTTTTACTATATAAGTGTTTTGTTTTGGTATCCTTATTTTTTGATTAACGTATATTATATCAGGGTTCTCAATATTATTAATTTCTATTAAAGTTTCAATGGGTATATTGTAATTTGTCGCAATAGATATTAAAGTATCACCCACTTCAACATTATGTTTAATAAATCCTTGTGAAGTAATAACTGTAGTAATAATCACAATAATTATTATAATATTGATAATAATTTTAAATTTAGACTTCATAAAAAACCTCCAATGTTTTAAATGCTAAGAAATTCGATAAAATGATTTTATTTATATTCTTACCATTAAAACATTAATATATACAAAAAAATCCCTCGCAAGGGATTTTTTGTATATATCTATATTTTTTAATACAATTTTTCAATAACTACACCTTTATAGAAATGCATAATAATTTCGTCATAATTATAATTACTAACTGCCATACCTGCAGAAGCAGTTTGATCCATACCTACATGATGTCCCCATCCGCTACCATAAAAAATAACTTTTTCAATAAAATTGTTAGAGTCATAAGACTTTTCTATAAAAAATCTATTACTTTTTAGCCCACCTAAAGAACTTCTAATTCTATCTTTTTTAAATTCTAAGGTTCTGTCTTCACTTTTAAGTATAACAGTATTAACTGTTCCACCATTAGTTCTATCAGTAGCTATAATATCAACAACTTCATTTAAATTGTAACGTTCTTTTAAATAATCGGCTTCCAAAACCATGATCCATCTATAAATATTTCTACCTACATAAGGTGAAATATTTGAATAAGAATCAGGTTCTGCTAACAACCATTGTTCTAATTGATATGGTTCTAATGGAAATACAAAATCTTCAATACTCATATTATTAGCTCCATCTAAATATGAAACATTACCACCCCATATATCAACACTTCTCTCGGAATAACCACCACTATTGCTGCTAAATACTGCTGTAATTGGCTGATTATTATATGTCGCAATTTCACCTTTTGTCTCTAATATAAGTTTGTTTGTTCTTGATGTTTCTGATCTAATTCCATTATAGACAGCACAATGAACAGTATCACATAAATCAAAACCACTAGAAGCATGTTTACCTAAATTATTAACAGCATATGTTCTTGCTGCAATTGTTTGTGCTTTGATAGCTTCTTCTGGCCACCAAGCTGGCATTTCGGCTGGTACAACTGAAAATATATACTCTTCTAAGTTTACTATATTTATAGCATTAAAATCACTGTCACTATTTGGATATAACTCTAGAACACCTCTATATTGTCTATCTTCAGTTCCTGCCCAGAAATAACCTTCACCATATGATACATCATATAACATAAATGGATACCTATTATCATTAAGAACTATTGTAATTGATTTATCAGTACTGATAATTTTAATTAATTCATCTTCATGATAAATTCTGAAAACATTATTTTTATAATCAATTCTATACTCTTTATTACTTTTCCCTTCTAATACTATATCATTATTAACATTATATATTTTAAAGTCATTACCTACTTGCAACGATAGACTATTCACGTCTTCAATAAGTCCTACTCTGACATCAATTATATTTTCTCCTTTTGGATGATCATCAAGTTGAAACCAATCAATATTTCTTCTTGTTTCTGCTTTCCTATCAATCTCTTCTTGACGAAATTCAGGATATTTTTCAAGTATACTATTAACACGTTGTCTTGCATAATTTCTTTGATTATTAGTAGATATACTTCTGTTCCAATAAGTGTAGGCTAATCTATAATCTTCAATTTTCTCATGGAGTAAAGCTAATTTTGGAAATATAAAAGATAGACTAGAGTCTCTCCGTAATGCCTCATTATAAAAATTTATTGCATTTTGGTAATTATTATTAATATTATTGAAATTAGCCAAACCTAAGTAATTTAGTATTAGATTACTATCAATTTCTATACCTCTCAGAAATGATGATTCTACATTTTCATAATCATTTATTTTTATATAACTTTGCCCAAGATAGTATAATAAAATTGAATACTCTTTATCACTTAGAATATTGTTATGATTTATATCATTTTGTTCTTTCAACTTATTTTCTTGTCTTTGCTGAACTTCATAAAGTATATTCTTAGCTTCTAGATAAGTACCATGCTGATATAAAAGAACAGCCTTTCTAAACATCCAATATAAATTATCTTGATCTATTTCTAAAATTTTATTTAAGTAATTAATGGATTGATCTAAAAATCCTAATTCTTTATTTATAAAATAAAGATTTTTTAAGGCTTGTAGGTTATATTGTTCATATTTTAATATGTTTTGGTAGTTTTGCAAAGATTCATCAAAATTTCCTGCATAATAACTATCCCTAGCAATATCTAATAAACTAGCTATTTTTTTTTCATCAATCTCATCATTATATTTTCTATTTATGGTATTCTCTACATCTAGTGTTAATTCTACTTGATTATTTAATTTTAATCTGTCTTGATTATATTCTTCTTTTAAATCGAATTCTACTTGTTTCAAATGAACACTACTTTCTTTCTCAATCTTTTGATTTTCTTCCATACTATTACCAAATACATCTGAACTTTCTATAAGAAAATAATTTAAAAATACAAATATAATTCCAATGGAAATACCAGTTAATAATATAGCATAATATTTATTTTTTTCTTTATTTAATTTCATAAGTGTCTCCTTTTAAAAATAATTTTGTAAAGATTTAAAACTGTTTTATTTCACTTTTAAAGTTTTATGTAATAAAACTTTTTTATTAGCTAGGGAAATTATATGCTTTCGTAACCTGTGGACAATTTAGCTCACCCGAATCTTTTTTTAAAAAACACAATGCTAATTCGTGTATAAGCATATTCGATTAGGCCTCATCAAGAATTTTTCATTATAAAATAAGATAAGCAAAGCTAATTTGTTCAATATACTAATATTACTTTATATCCTTAATAATTATAATTCTTTATAGAAAGGCAAAATCCTTTTTCCTAAATCTGGTTTTTTATTGCAGGAAATTTTTCTTATATAGAGAATAAGTGATATATAAGGAAAAATTATAATTAATTATTTTACTAGATTATAGATATTTTAGCAGAAAGGAGGTATAAAATGAGTACAGAGAAATATACAACTTCTGAAGCAGCGAAAATATTAAACTTAGCCCCGTCAACTTTGCGTTATTGGGAATCAGAATTATCTAATATTTTAAATATACAAAGAAATGAAAATGGATATAGACAATATTCTGAAGAAAATATAAACCTTCTTAAAAAGATAAAAATATATTTATATGATCAAAAATACTCAATTAAACAAGTACGTGAGATATTAAATTTAGAAGAAAGCCAGCAGGACATTGCAGCAACTATGATATCAGGGTCAGACACAAATATATCTAATCTTGTAGAAGCACTCCTAAATAAGTTTGAAAAAATTGAAGATGGATTGGATGAATTAAAGAACGGCCAAAAGCATCTAAAGGAAGAATATCTTCAAGCTGTAAAATTATTAAGTATTACACAGGAAAGAAGAGACAGAGAGCTTGTAAAAGAAATAAGAAAACGACTAGACAATAAAAAAAATCAAAACCAAACTATATTGCAAAAATTATTACCATGGGGGAAAGGTAATGATTAGAACAACTTTCGGAGTTTTATAACTCCGAAAGTTAATATGATTTTTTTGTTTACTTCTATTGTATTCTCGCATTATAGTAGTTTTAGCATATAATTATTTCTCTTCTTTTCTATTTTTATAATATTGACAAATTTCCGCTATAACACAATTTTCACACTGAGGATTACGGGCTTTACAAACTCTTCTGCCATGATAGATTAAACAATGATGCATTTCAGACCAATTTTCTTCAGGAATTTGTTCCATAAGGGCTTTTTCAACAGTTAAGAAGTTTTTAGAACTTACTATTCCAATTCTGTTGGCAAGACGAAAAACGTGTGTATCAACTGCTATAGCATTCTTATTAAAAATACAAGACAATAAAACATTGGCTGTTTTCCTACCAACTCCTGGTAATTTAATCAATTCTTCTCTACTATTCGGAACTTCTCCGTTATAATTTTTTAGCAACATTTTGCAAGTATCAATTATATATTTACTTTTATTCTTATATAAACCAATACTATTTAT
This genomic interval from Halanaerobiaceae bacterium ANBcell28 contains the following:
- a CDS encoding anaerobic ribonucleoside-triphosphate reductase activating protein encodes the protein MKITGFQKTSLIDYPGHIVSIIFTQGCNFSCPFCHNPELINNYNSKDEYFPMEYIYSFLSKRKGLIDGISITGGEPSLQENLYQFIQTVKSMDLKVKLDTNGSKPAIIKELITDKLIDYIAMDIKGPLKKYKNIINREVNTDYILESITAIKKSSLDYEFRTTVVPGIHNTNDFQEIASLLNGSKKYFIQNFKSGNTLDPNLMNKNEFPHSKLKEFKNLVQGSIKYVKIRN
- a CDS encoding SpoIID/LytB domain-containing protein — encoded protein: MKLNKEKNKYYAILLTGISIGIIFVFLNYFLIESSDVFGNSMEENQKIEKESSVHLKQVEFDLKEEYNQDRLKLNNQVELTLDVENTINRKYNDEIDEKKIASLLDIARDSYYAGNFDESLQNYQNILKYEQYNLQALKNLYFINKELGFLDQSINYLNKILEIDQDNLYWMFRKAVLLYQHGTYLEAKNILYEVQQRQENKLKEQNDINHNNILSDKEYSILLYYLGQSYIKINDYENVESSFLRGIEIDSNLILNYLGLANFNNINNNYQNAINFYNEALRRDSSLSFIFPKLALLHEKIEDYRLAYTYWNRSISTNNQRNYARQRVNSILEKYPEFRQEEIDRKAETRRNIDWFQLDDHPKGENIIDVRVGLIEDVNSLSLQVGNDFKIYNVNNDIVLEGKSNKEYRIDYKNNVFRIYHEDELIKIISTDKSITIVLNDNRYPFMLYDVSYGEGYFWAGTEDRQYRGVLELYPNSDSDFNAINIVNLEEYIFSVVPAEMPAWWPEEAIKAQTIAARTYAVNNLGKHASSGFDLCDTVHCAVYNGIRSETSRTNKLILETKGEIATYNNQPITAVFSSNSGGYSERSVDIWGGNVSYLDGANNMSIEDFVFPLEPYQLEQWLLAEPDSYSNISPYVGRNIYRWIMVLEADYLKERYNLNEVVDIIATDRTNGGTVNTVILKSEDRTLEFKKDRIRSSLGGLKSNRFFIEKSYDSNNFIEKVIFYGSGWGHHVGMDQTASAGMAVSNYNYDEIIMHFYKGVVIEKLY
- a CDS encoding M23 family metallopeptidase — encoded protein: MKSKFKIIINIIIIIVIITTVITSQGFIKHNVEVGDTLISIATNYNIPIETLIEINNIENPDIIYVNQKIRIPKQNTYIVKKGDSLSVIARKLNVKLSELIDKNKLLNPDRIFVGQKLEIPIIDEKKDSESRERYQVASRSQNVNYIWPVLGRISSEYGWRIHPIRNNQDFHTGIDIAVPIGTPVYAAAAGIVELSAWSGGYGKLVIIRHRDESLTYYAHNHELLVNEGEIVQQGKIIAFSGNTGLATGPHLHFEIRKNNKHLDPLLYLNDDYRRESLRV
- the nth gene encoding endonuclease III, which codes for MNKKNINFLLDKLKIEYPQAKTELNYSNAFELLIATILSAQTTDKQVNKVTAELFRKYKKVEDFIKLEKNTLEKEINSIGLYKNKSKYIIDTCKMLLKNYNGEVPNSREELIKLPGVGRKTANVLLSCIFNKNAIAVDTHVFRLANRIGIVSSKNFLTVEKALMEQIPEENWSEMHHCLIYHGRRVCKARNPQCENCVIAEICQYYKNRKEEK
- a CDS encoding ribonucleoside triphosphate reductase; amino-acid sequence: MVKRITKRDGREVLFDEEKIKNAVLKATKSVGRESQNIANEITQSILSYLDIFFKEDGMPSVEQIQDLVEKILIEKGYSDIAKSYILYREQHAKLRDTKRLFDDALNVISSYLDRSNWKVNENSNMGFSLQGLNNHIASEVTSQYWLQEIYPKEIRDLHINGDLHIHDLSNLSVYCCGWDLHDLLLTGFGGVPTKVESKPPKHFRTALGQIVNFFYTLQGEAAGAQAFANFDTYLAPFIYYDNLSYKEVKQAIQEFIYNMNVPTRVGFQTPFTNITMDLTPSPAIADQPAIVAGEPMKKTLGEFQSEMDMLNKAFAEVMMEGDAKGRVFSFPIPTYNITSDFDWSNPVYEPIWEMTAKYGIPYFSNFINSDMSPEDARSMCCRLRLDNRELRKRGGGLFGANPMTGSIGVVTINLPRIGYLADNKDDFKQRIADLMEYAKDSLELKRKVLERFTDTGLYPYSKFYLRDIKGRFDNYWQNHFNTIGINGMNEALINFMDNDIGSNAGLSFAIEVMDFMRDKMRQFQEETGNMYNLEATPAEGTSFRFAKLDKEKFSEKIISANEDRVKCEGASPYYTNSTHLPVSYTDDIFTALEMQDELQSRYTGGTVLHGFIGERLPSKQSTKILVKRIAENFKLPYYTITPSFSICPIHGYLSGEHEYCPKCDAESAYLDK
- a CDS encoding peptidoglycan DD-metalloendopeptidase family protein, with amino-acid sequence MHKYKAIIIIIFLLLLTISTNAIPLQNGDRGEDVFKIQEYLNQMGYDITIDGIFGYETENIIKDFQSNKGLTVDGIVGKKTVEAIKESIKNIKYIIQEGDSLSYIAFKYDTTVEVIKEINNLNSDFIRIGQEIKIPKTGIGGGDNKLISSTIYHTVQRGDALSLIAKRYGVDIETIKLANNLRNDIIRIGQDLVIPHEERNINQPFQLQRGSFIWPVLGRISSPFGYRNHPINNTRQFHNGLDIAVPLGTEIRAAAAGKVAQSGFFGGYGKTIIIDHGNNVRTLYAHNSRLLVSAGDTVSTGQVIALAGSTGVSTGSHLHFTIYDSDDPVNPIPYLP
- the trmL gene encoding tRNA (uridine(34)/cytosine(34)/5-carboxymethylaminomethyluridine(34)-2'-O)-methyltransferase TrmL — its product is MNIVLVEPEIPHNTGNIARTCAVTNSSLHLVRPLGFSTDDKYLKRAGLDYWDKLEIHYYNSIEELFNKFPNSNFYFTSTKAPNVYDQISYEEDDFLVFGKETAGLPEDLLEDNLEKCIRIPMSSGLRSINLANSVSIILYEALRQQDFLDLNKKGKYKL
- the nrdD gene encoding anaerobic ribonucleoside-triphosphate reductase, with the translated sequence MPRQKCEIYSRVVGFLTPVSQWNRGKKEEFKDRKTYDQVLKTEKVQDKALIG
- a CDS encoding MerR family transcriptional regulator, with translation MSTEKYTTSEAAKILNLAPSTLRYWESELSNILNIQRNENGYRQYSEENINLLKKIKIYLYDQKYSIKQVREILNLEESQQDIAATMISGSDTNISNLVEALLNKFEKIEDGLDELKNGQKHLKEEYLQAVKLLSITQERRDRELVKEIRKRLDNKKNQNQTILQKLLPWGKGND